ATACCACACATAAAACAAGCCATTCAGCTCAAGCACATCCCATGATTTAATTTTGGCCTTAGGCGGGATTTTTTCGGCGTAAGGAATATGATTGCAGACGCCGTCGCCACCCCAGCTCCAGTGGTGGAAGGGGCAAACGATATTGCCTTGTTCATCGCACTCACCTTTCGATAAATCCGCCCCCATATGGGGGCAATAGGCATCTAAAATTTTGATTTTAAAATCGGCTAGGCTGCGGTAAGCCACGAGTTTAGTGCCAAAGTATTCAAAGGTTTGTGGCTCTTCTGAGATATGTCGAGACAGGCCAAAGCAATACCAACCGCGGCCGTAACGATCAGCTTTTTTGGCTTCAATAGTGTGTAGCGGGATTGTAGAGTTCATGTTGACGCCATTGTTATTGTAAGTAAATTACATTTTAACAAAACTTTTTCCGTAGTATAAGCCTGTGCCTTGGCAAGCTAACCTTTGACGCTGAACAGAAATATAGATCATTTAAAAGATAGTGGCAGTTTGAGCTTGATTTAGTCGCGCGTGGCTGACAAGCTACTCCTAATAGCAAAATCATTACAAGGATGTTAAGAGTGCTAAGCTATATTCCAAAAATACTGTCAGTATTTAGATTTTTTTGTTTCTTTATAATATTGCTTGGGCAGCTGCTTAGTTGCCCTCTCCGTAATATCGCACAGCGAACTCAGGGCTCATATTATGAGTAACTGGGTTCGCTTGTCGCAGCAGGATATACAACTAAAAGCGTGCAGCAAAACACATAATGTAACGCAGTTACTAGAGCAGGGTAAGCTGCTGTCGTTAACCGAACAAGATTTTCCAATTTTTCATGATGAAAAAGTTCTGCTCAGTGATGCACTGATTGATAAAAAACGAAAAAATATCAGCTATTGCCCAGTATCAAATTCGGTAAAAGGTGCTGTTCAACACCAATCATTATTATTAAATATGATGCGTCGCTACGCGAATTTTAGTCGGCAATTAGTTGAGAGCTGCTGCCCAGACTATGTCGGCCATTTACGATTGGGGAAGGTGAGTTTTCGTCCTGTCGAAGCTTGTGCGCGCCAGACATCGATAACAAAAGACGATAGCCGCTTGCATATAGATGCTTTTCCATCCAACCCGGTAGCCGGTAAACGCATACTGAGAGTATTCACCAATATCAATCCGGAGCAAATACCCAGGCACTGGCGGCTGGGTGAATCGTTTGACAGGGTATTACAGCACCATCAAGCCAAGCTTAAATTGCCCAGTCAGTTAAACCTAGCGTTACTTGATAAACTGGGTATTACCAAAACTCGGCGCACGCTCTATGACGCTATCATGCTGCAGCTTCATGACAGCATGAAATTAGATCATGACTATCAGCAAAATGTTGAGTCTGAGTCACTTTCTTTACCAGCCGGCAGTACATGGTTGGTATTTACCGATCAGGTTTCTCATGCCGTGTCTGCTGGTCAGTATGTGTTAGAACAAACCATTTATCTGCCTGTCGAAGCAATGCAGTATCCGCAAAGTTCACCACTGCACCAGCTGCAGCAATTGTTTGGTCAGCCCCTGATTCATTGATAACTATTTCAACGAAGAGTTTTACTATCTGGCTAAACCTTGAGCATCAAGCTTGATATACTGTTTGCCAAGCCCCCGTAGCTCAGCTGGATAGAGCATTCGCCTCCTAAGCGAAGGGTCGGACGTTCGAATCGTCTCGGGGGCGCCATTCTAAACAAGATTTCACTGGCGCCGAGCTAATCAGTCTATACAATGCGCGCTTCGCAATGAGGTGTCGTATGATCGAGCAAATTTCTTCCCGTTTAATTGAGTATCGCAAGTTATTCTTTGCGCTATCTATTTTGAGTCTGTTTTTAGCCTTGGCGGGCTTTCAGAACTTTAAGTTTGATGGTAGTGCGCGCGGCTTTTTTAAAGAAGACTATGGCCCCTATATGGCGCTTGAGGCATTAGAGGAAAAATACGGCAAAGAGTCGCGTGCCTTTATTATGCTGGAAACTCAGCAGGCTGACGTGTTCAATCGCGCCGATTTAGCCTTGTTTGAGCAAATGACGCTAGACGCAGAATTATTGCCTTATATTGTCCGAGTTGAGTCAATTACCAACTTTTCGCATACCTACAGCGAAGACGATGATATGTATGTGGAAAACCTGGTCGAGCAAGCTGATAGCCTGTCTGATCAGCAGTTGGCAAAGATTAAGCAAGTAGCGCTGTCAGACATCAGCTTGGTGAATCGACTGGTGTCGCCAAATGGCAAGTATGTTGCCTTGAGCTTAGAATTTAATATTGGTAAAGAAAATCAGCAGGAAAAAGAGTTCGAGCTGGTTGAGCAAATTTATCAATGGGTTGATGAGCTGGAAAGCGCGAATCCTGACATCAATATCTATGTCACTGGCGATATTGTGTCTACCTACAACAATGCATGGATAGTGATACATGATGTGAGCATTATGATTCCATCAATGTTTGCGCTGATGTTTGTGGTGTTGGGTGTAATTATGCGCACGGTGGCAGGTGTGATGACAGCTGTATTGATTTCTTTTGTGGCGATGCTCACCGGCATGGGCTTAGGCGCCTGGTTTGGTATTACCTTCACCATGATGACCATGAACGCGGTGATGATTATTATCACGGTGACCATTGCGCACTGTATTCATATTCTAAACCATTTTTTCCACGCCTATCGCGAGCCGGCTGCATCCAAACAACAGGCCTTGCTTGAAAGCCTGCATATAAATTACATCCCAGTCACCTTAACCAGCTTAACAACAGCACTTGGTTTTTTAACGCTGAATACCAGCGATTTACCGCCCACCGCAGGCCTTGGCAATGTGTCTGCATTGGGTGTGTTAGCCAGCTGGACATTTTCATTAACCATGCTGCCAGCCTTGGTCATGTGGTTGCCGATTAAAAAGCCCGTTTATAGCGAAAGTAAGCTTGAGAATTTGATGCAATTTTTAGCCTCTTGGGTGATCAAACGCCGCAATATGTTATTGCTATCTACCATGATCTGCGCAATAGGTATGGGTTATGCAGCGGCACAAAATCAAATCAATGACCGCTTTAGTGATGCGATAAAAAAGCCGCATAAATTTCGCACCCACAATGAAAAAATCGATCAGCATTTCGGTGGTCTCTATAACTACCATTACGAGTTGCCAGCCAAAGGTGAAAACGGCATTACCGATATTGAGTACTTACAAAAGGTTGAGGCCTTTACTGAGTGGCTTCGCCAGCAGCCTGAGATAAAAGGGGTGTATTCCTTTGTTGATGTGATCAAGCGACTGAATAAAAGTATGCATGGCGATGACCCTGCCTATTACCGACTACCAGAGTCCTCTGAGTTGGCTGCACAGTATTTGTTACTGTATGAGCTTTCTCTACCGCCCGGCGTTGATTTAAATAATCAGGTGCTGTTGGATAAAAGTGCAACACGTGTTAGCACCACTACAGCGGCCGCAGACACCAACAAAATATTTGAGATGCAGCAGCGTGTAAATGACTGGCAAGCGGCTAACCTACCTGCCTATATGCGTAAGGAAGGTGCCTCAATGGCGGTAATGTGGTCAAAGCTTAGCTATGACAGTTTCGTAAAAACATTACAGGGCTCGTTTATTGCCTTGATTGCGATCTCATTCATTATGATTTTAGTGCTTAAATCTTTCCGTTATGGGTTTATCAGCTTAGTACCGAATGTGATTCCTGCAGTAATGGGTTTTGGCTTTTGGGCGCTGTATGATGGTGAGTTGACGATGGGGCTGACTTCGGTCGTGATTATTACCATGGGTATTGTCGTCGACGATACCGTACACTTTTTATCAAAATATAAATTTGCTAAGGATAATCTTCAGGCGAACACCGAACAGGCAATCCGCTACTCATTTAAATATGTGGGTACCGCTTTGTGGACAACAACCTTTGTGTTAGTGGCTGGCTTTTCATTGCTGGTTTTATCTAAAGCGGTTTCAAATGTGGAGCTGGGTATACTTACTTCTTCAATTATTTTTTCGGCGCTGTTGCTGGATTTCTTTTTATTGCCACCGTTATTGTTGCTGCTAGATAAGCATAAAAAAGCCAGCGTTTAGCTGGCTGGTTTTTTAAGCTTGTAAGCCGACCACAATAGAGGCGTTGTAGGCTTTCCATAAAAGAGGGATCACATACACCCGGGTATCCTTAGGTAAGTGTATTTGCTCGGGTTTACCTTGTACCACGATTGGAACCGAAATCATAAACTCAGCGCCAAACTGACTGCGCGCATTACCTGAGATGGTGTTAGCTACTTCACCAATCAAGTCGAATAAGTTTTCGTGTGTGGTTTGAGTTTCACCGATGCTCAGCAGTAAATGGTTAAGCAAAGCCTTGGGTGCAGACACATAAACGCAGCCCTGATAGGGCCCAGTTATACTGATAATGCCGGTGTAGTCAAAGGCCTGGCTTTCTTCAAGTGCTGCAAGATAAGGCGCGCCAACTTCCACACCATCGGTTTTATGTTGCGTGAAGTAGTTTTTTGCACCATCAATAAATACTTGAATGTCTTGTTCTTTCATGACACTGGCTCCGATACTTTTGCAAGCGCGTCAATCAGCTCATCATCATTGAAGGGTTTGCATAAAAAACCTCTTGCACCTTTGGTGATGGCGCTAAGGCCGGTCGCTTTGTCGGATAAGGCTGAAACCACTAAAATATTTGCATTCGGGTTTATTGCCATAATTTGGTCAATACAGTCTAAGCCATCCATTTCTGGCATGGTGAGATCCATTGTGACCACGTCCGGTTGATGCTGCTTAAACATCGCAACAGCTTGTTCGCCATTTTCTGCAGTAGCAACAACATTAAAGGTGCTGTTAGTTTGTGCACGTGTGATTTTACGACGAATAATATTTGAGTCATCAACAATCATTAAATTATGCATTTAAGACTCCTTAGGCGACCAATCGCTGAGCGTGAGCGATGGGTAGGGTGATAGTGAAGCGGGTAAACTGATTTTTACGGCTAGCGATGGTTAATTTACCGCCAGCTTGATTAATCCGTTGTTTAATAATATCCATACCCATGCCGCGACCGGCATCGACGGACACTTCTTTAGCGGTTGAAAAACCGGGCGAGAACATTAATCCAGCCAGCTGTCGCTTATTCAAATGCTCTATTTGTTCAGCAGTATACAGCGATTGTTCGACAGCCTTTTGTTTGATTTTCTCATAGTCGATACCGGCTCCGTCATCTTCGAAAGTCAGCTCTAAATGATTGCCTAACTGTATCAGTCGACAATCAATGCGGGCTGTCGCAGGCTTTTCACTATCGTGTCTGGCTTGCTGGNTCTCAATGCCGTGGCATATAGCATTGCGCAGCAGCTGGATGCTGATGTCGTGAATTAAATCAAACTGCTCAGTCGACACCTCTACTTCATCAAAACCAACGCACGCAAAATTGGCCTGCTTGCCATGACGTTCACAAAGGCTATGAAACAGCTTTTGTAATGCGGATTGACTGCTATGGGTACTGCGCTCATGGCTTTGTGACGTTTGCTCGCTAGCAATTGATTTGAGTTTTGCATTAAGTTCGATAATCGACTGACTATAGTTTATCAACTCATCTAATTTAACGGTTAAAGATAGAAAGTCGTTACCGTCAAGATCAATTTTGTTAATAAGGCGCGACAGTTCATCTTCAAACTGATGTGCGAGATAGGCAAAGCTCTCTAGCTCCAGCGCTGATGCTTCACCTTTAAAATTATGGATTTCAGCAAAAATTTCCTGCGCCTTGATACGTAAAGAGGTTTGCGTTTTACTCGGGTTCTTCAATGTCTCATTGATCGATGAAAAGGTTGATAGCGACTCATTTAAAAAGCGTGTTAGTAAATCTTGGTTGGTATGAATAATACCTAATAACATCTCTAGTTGCGCTTCACCTTCCTGCTTCGCTTGATCAAGTTGCTGAGCAAGAAGTACCGTATCGGTCATATCTTTTACACTCACCAGAATATGCTTAATGCCGCTGTTATCATCGACACGGGTAAAATCAAACGAAAGATATTTAGATATAAATTGTCCATTTTGCTGTTTGATATTAATTTTAATCTCATTCAGCGGGTTCAAGTCTTTGATTAAGTCGGCATGCACCCGAGGGTTGAACAAAGAGTCAATATATTCTTGCGCAATCAGTAGGTCTTTTGCAGAGACAAGGTTGGCCAGTACCTCGCGGAATGACTGCCCGGCTAAATTGTCTTCGCCTAACATTGAGGCGAGTTCTTTCGAATGTTGGCTGCTGAGCATTTGCTCCTTATCCAATAAGAATAAGCCTTCATTAACCGTGTCGAGGATTTCTTGAGTTTCGCCACGAGCCTGATCAATAACTGCATCGGATTCACTCAGCTGGCGCATAAAGTGCATCATGATAAAGAAGAAGTTGATCACGGCCAGACTGATACCAATAATTTGAATTGTTCGCAGACGTTCGGCTTTCGCACTAGCCACCGATTCAAGATTTTGCGTTACCGTTGCTAGCGATGCTATTAATGCCTCACTGTTGTTCTGTCCGTAGGCAATCGCCTCACTTAAGGTTGCAACATTAATGTATTCATCGACCTGCTCATTCAATAAACGCGATAGAATCGTGTTATAGGGCAGCCATAATTGCTCGGCTTTATTGATCGCGTCACCGCCAACGCCGGATTCAATTTTAGGCAATGTTATCTGCTGTTGCTCATTGCTAATGATGTCACTGCCTTGTTTAAACGCTTCTAAAGTATTAGCAAATTGCTGTTGTGTTTCAGCTAGCTCTTTTGATTGGCTTAGCATCGTGTCTTTCAAAAGGTACAAGTTTGCATGCTGCATTGAGTACAGATTGGTCAACATACGTTGCGTTAACATTCCTTGCTTGGCAGCGACATTGACCACTTTTGCATCATCAGCAATCTGAAACGATATATAAAAATTTAGCATCAAGACCGACGCATCCAATAATATGAATAGTGCGACGGAGGCAATGATGCCTTTGTATTTGGCAAAATTGAGTCTAGCCATAATATAAAACCTCACTTAAATAATTGACTCATTGGTCAGCTTTATCTATGCAAAAAACTGACCAACTAGTTATATTTTGATCAAATGCGTCTTTTTATCGCTTTTGTGGCTGTTATCTGTAATGAGGCCGAATTGCTTGCACCATAGACAAACAGTGGTGTTATCGACTGAACCAAGATGAAGCTTTGGCAAGCTGGAAATGGATGATAAAAGATCAAGATAAAGAAAAGGTAAAAGAAATAAGCAGGCTGAAAAATTCGACTATCGCAAATATGGTGTAAAAACGGAGTATTACGAGTTGCGATTAGCGAGTTGCAAAAAAGCTAGAAGCAGTAAAAATGTAGAGCATCAATCGCTCATCAATAAGGCTGTTAGGTGATGTAGTAAAGATCACTATGGCCCAGCTTAATGCTGAGCGATAGTGATACGCTTTTACCAAGCAATGGAGGTAATTAAAGTAAAACCGCTAGTGTTTGTGGCCCTCAAATTCATCAAAGTCTGCTTTACGAATCATCGCGTGGATGCCCT
This region of Pseudomonadales bacterium genomic DNA includes:
- a CDS encoding Kdo hydroxylase family protein is translated as MSNWVRLSQQDIQLKACSKTHNVTQLLEQGKLLSLTEQDFPIFHDEKVLLSDALIDKKRKNISYCPVSNSVKGAVQHQSLLLNMMRRYANFSRQLVESCCPDYVGHLRLGKVSFRPVEACARQTSITKDDSRLHIDAFPSNPVAGKRILRVFTNINPEQIPRHWRLGESFDRVLQHHQAKLKLPSQLNLALLDKLGITKTRRTLYDAIMLQLHDSMKLDHDYQQNVESESLSLPAGSTWLVFTDQVSHAVSAGQYVLEQTIYLPVEAMQYPQSSPLHQLQQLFGQPLIH
- a CDS encoding MMPL family transporter codes for the protein MIEQISSRLIEYRKLFFALSILSLFLALAGFQNFKFDGSARGFFKEDYGPYMALEALEEKYGKESRAFIMLETQQADVFNRADLALFEQMTLDAELLPYIVRVESITNFSHTYSEDDDMYVENLVEQADSLSDQQLAKIKQVALSDISLVNRLVSPNGKYVALSLEFNIGKENQQEKEFELVEQIYQWVDELESANPDINIYVTGDIVSTYNNAWIVIHDVSIMIPSMFALMFVVLGVIMRTVAGVMTAVLISFVAMLTGMGLGAWFGITFTMMTMNAVMIIITVTIAHCIHILNHFFHAYREPAASKQQALLESLHINYIPVTLTSLTTALGFLTLNTSDLPPTAGLGNVSALGVLASWTFSLTMLPALVMWLPIKKPVYSESKLENLMQFLASWVIKRRNMLLLSTMICAIGMGYAAAQNQINDRFSDAIKKPHKFRTHNEKIDQHFGGLYNYHYELPAKGENGITDIEYLQKVEAFTEWLRQQPEIKGVYSFVDVIKRLNKSMHGDDPAYYRLPESSELAAQYLLLYELSLPPGVDLNNQVLLDKSATRVSTTTAAADTNKIFEMQQRVNDWQAANLPAYMRKEGASMAVMWSKLSYDSFVKTLQGSFIALIAISFIMILVLKSFRYGFISLVPNVIPAVMGFGFWALYDGELTMGLTSVVIITMGIVVDDTVHFLSKYKFAKDNLQANTEQAIRYSFKYVGTALWTTTFVLVAGFSLLVLSKAVSNVELGILTSSIIFSALLLDFFLLPPLLLLLDKHKKASV
- a CDS encoding chemotaxis protein CheX; the protein is MKEQDIQVFIDGAKNYFTQHKTDGVEVGAPYLAALEESQAFDYTGIISITGPYQGCVYVSAPKALLNHLLLSIGETQTTHENLFDLIGEVANTISGNARSQFGAEFMISVPIVVQGKPEQIHLPKDTRVYVIPLLWKAYNASIVVGLQA
- a CDS encoding response regulator → MHNLMIVDDSNIIRRKITRAQTNSTFNVVATAENGEQAVAMFKQHQPDVVTMDLTMPEMDGLDCIDQIMAINPNANILVVSALSDKATGLSAITKGARGFLCKPFNDDELIDALAKVSEPVS
- a CDS encoding type IV pili methyl-accepting chemotaxis transducer N-terminal domain-containing protein, with translation MARLNFAKYKGIIASVALFILLDASVLMLNFYISFQIADDAKVVNVAAKQGMLTQRMLTNLYSMQHANLYLLKDTMLSQSKELAETQQQFANTLEAFKQGSDIISNEQQQITLPKIESGVGGDAINKAEQLWLPYNTILSRLLNEQVDEYINVATLSEAIAYGQNNSEALIASLATVTQNLESVASAKAERLRTIQIIGISLAVINFFFIMMHFMRQLSESDAVIDQARGETQEILDTVNEGLFLLDKEQMLSSQHSKELASMLGEDNLAGQSFREVLANLVSAKDLLIAQEYIDSLFNPRVHADLIKDLNPLNEIKINIKQQNGQFISKYLSFDFTRVDDNSGIKHILVSVKDMTDTVLLAQQLDQAKQEGEAQLEMLLGIIHTNQDLLTRFLNESLSTFSSINETLKNPSKTQTSLRIKAQEIFAEIHNFKGEASALELESFAYLAHQFEDELSRLINKIDLDGNDFLSLTVKLDELINYSQSIIELNAKLKSIASEQTSQSHERSTHSSQSALQKLFHSLCERHGKQANFACVGFDEVEVSTEQFDLIHDISIQLLRNAICHGIEXQQARHDSEKPATARIDCRLIQLGNHLELTFEDDGAGIDYEKIKQKAVEQSLYTAEQIEHLNKRQLAGLMFSPGFSTAKEVSVDAGRGMGMDIIKQRINQAGGKLTIASRKNQFTRFTITLPIAHAQRLVA